Part of the Candidatus Krumholzibacteriota bacterium genome is shown below.
CAAAAGAGATCATTCCTGATTACATTTATGCCTTGGATCTCCGGGCTTTTGCAATTCTGTTCTGCCATTCGACAAGGACCGGGCTTGCCACAAATATAGATGAATAGGTTCCGACGACAACCCCTATAAGCAGAGCAAACGCGAAATCGTGAATAACTTCACCTCCGGTAAAATAGAGGAAAAGAACCACTATCAGAGTTGTAAGTGATGTAACTATCGTTCTGCTCAACGAGTCGTTTATGGAAATATTTATCATTTTATTATATGATTCCCGGCGGCGAATACTGAAATTTTCCCTGATTCGGTCAAATATAACAATAGTATCGTTCAAGGAATATCCGACTATAGTAAGAAAAGCGGCTATAACAACAAGAGAGAGTTCCTTGCCGGTTATCGAAAAAATCCCCAGCGTTATAAGTATATCGTGAATTAATGCTATGATAGCCCCAACCGCGAATCTGAATTCGAACCGCCAGCTGATATATATAAGTATTCCGAAGAGAGAAATTACAATAGCCGCCCAGGCTCTTTTCTTAAGTTCTTCCCCTATCTTGGGGCCCACAGTTTCAGTGCGTCTTACTGTGATCTCTCTGGACGGGAAACTCTTGTTTATCTGGGTCTTTAATTTATCAGCGGCTTTAGATTCTATCCCCTGAAACGGGAGATTAAAGGCTATACGGCTTTCCGTTTCCATAGTTGCCGCCGTTATTCCAACGCCGTTTTCTTTAATATCTTCTTTCAGCGTTTCGAGAGGAGGAATATTTCTTCCCTCAACCACTATAAGATTCCCGGCTTTTTCACCGCCGCTTAGGTCATCCACCATTTCCTTGATTGACAATATCTCCCAGCCGCTTTCAGGCGCGACACTATTAAGCGCGTCGAGGAGGTTGCCGGCAGCTATCCTGCCTTCTTTTATCTCTTCAACCTTTATAAGATATTCATTATTCTGGCCGAACTCCTGAATATTGGCATTTTCATACCCGGCTTTTCTCACAACATCCCGCAGGTCGTTAATGGGTACCGCTTTATCAAACATGATCTGCACAAGCGTTCCGCCTTCAAAATCGATACCAAGATCGGGGCCTCCGCGAATCAGAAGTGATCCCAGCCCGGCCAGGATTACTATCAGGGAAATAATGAAAGCTTTATTCCTGAATTCCACAAAGTTAATTTCTGTTTTGCCAAAAAATCTCATGCTTTCTCCTCAATTCATATATCATATACTGAGCTTCTTCACTCGACCACTTCTTGTCCAAAAATCGAAAACCATTCTGCTGAACACCAATGCCGTAAAGATACATCCCAGAATCCCTATGCTCAGTGTAGTGGCAAAACCCTTCACGGGCCCTGTTCCGAATTGCCAGAGCACAAAAGCTGTTATAAGAGTAGTCAGGTTAGCATCCACAATCGTCGTAAAAGCCTTAGAGAAGCCGGCATCCACAGAAGATCTTACTGTCTTCTTCTTGTTTAATTCCTCTCGAATTCTCTCAAATATAAGAACATTCGCGTCAATTGCCATTCCTATAGTCAGAATAACTCCGGCCAGTCCGGGCAGTGTCAGCGCCGCTCCCAGGTAGGCGAGAAGCCCGAATACTATAAGAAGGTTGAATATCAAAGTAGCTGAAGCGATGACTCCGGATATTTTGTAATAAACAAATATAAAAAGAACTACAACCGCCAGCCCGAGCAGCGCCGCTTTTATACCCATTCTGATAGAGTCGCGGCCTAGAGTCGGCCCGACAGATCTTTCTTCTATAATCCTCATGTCGGCGGGCAAGGCTCCGGCCCTCAATACTATTGACAAGTCCCTGGCCTCTATGTCGGTGAAATTCCCTTCGATAACTCCCCGGCCGCTTGGTATTTTACTCCTTATTACAGGATAGGATTTAATTTTCCCGTCCAGTATTATCGCCGTAAATCTTCCCACATTTTTGCCCGTAAAAGAGGCTAGATGCCTGGCGCCTGTTCTATTGAAATTGAATTGCACCAGAAGTTTCTGCGGGGCTTCGGGGTCCGGTTTCGGGGTCGCGTTATTTAGATTCTTTCCGGAAACCATCTCGTCATTCGCCAAAAGGAAGAGAAATTTGCCTCTTCCCCCTCTTTCAGACAGAGGTACCCATTCATCGAACCACATAAAATCACTGTCTTCGGGAATCACTCCCATTCCATCAAGCCGGGAGAGGAGCCTTCTAACGCGTTCTATATTATCCTCTTTTACAACAACCCAGTCCCTGTAAAATCTAAAAAGAAGGGAGGTAAAAGGTTTTTCCTTATTTACAGTTTCTAAGGGGATATTCCCCAGACCGGCCTTATCACTTTCTCCGAGAAGAAGAGAGTCAGCATCGCTCCGGGCGCTCTCGAAATCTGTGCCCGCCGTATCTTGAGTTTCTTCGGAAAGAGCCGGTATTGCCCCCAATGTGTCTGCCGGCTGGTCTTCCACTTCGACAA
Proteins encoded:
- the secF gene encoding protein translocase subunit SecF; this encodes MRFFGKTEINFVEFRNKAFIISLIVILAGLGSLLIRGGPDLGIDFEGGTLVQIMFDKAVPINDLRDVVRKAGYENANIQEFGQNNEYLIKVEEIKEGRIAAGNLLDALNSVAPESGWEILSIKEMVDDLSGGEKAGNLIVVEGRNIPPLETLKEDIKENGVGITAATMETESRIAFNLPFQGIESKAADKLKTQINKSFPSREITVRRTETVGPKIGEELKKRAWAAIVISLFGILIYISWRFEFRFAVGAIIALIHDILITLGIFSITGKELSLVVIAAFLTIVGYSLNDTIVIFDRIRENFSIRRRESYNKMINISINDSLSRTIVTSLTTLIVVLFLYFTGGEVIHDFAFALLIGVVVGTYSSIFVASPVLVEWQNRIAKARRSKA
- the secD gene encoding protein translocase subunit SecD, whose protein sequence is MKKDLRTKLIIVFLVFIGALYFLYPTFKLVTMSEQEKEKMRIEKPEEFDELMNKSLKLGLDLKGGMHLVLEVDDSKLKEEEKKDVVDRALEVIRNRVDQFGVSEPVIQKEGRNRIIVQLPGLQDAERAKRLIGETAMLEWRLVREQKELAAVLKRFDEALLKQHGDSIVEVEDQPADTLGAIPALSEETQDTAGTDFESARSDADSLLLGESDKAGLGNIPLETVNKEKPFTSLLFRFYRDWVVVKEDNIERVRRLLSRLDGMGVIPEDSDFMWFDEWVPLSERGGRGKFLFLLANDEMVSGKNLNNATPKPDPEAPQKLLVQFNFNRTGARHLASFTGKNVGRFTAIILDGKIKSYPVIRSKIPSGRGVIEGNFTDIEARDLSIVLRAGALPADMRIIEERSVGPTLGRDSIRMGIKAALLGLAVVVLFIFVYYKISGVIASATLIFNLLIVFGLLAYLGAALTLPGLAGVILTIGMAIDANVLIFERIREELNKKKTVRSSVDAGFSKAFTTIVDANLTTLITAFVLWQFGTGPVKGFATTLSIGILGCIFTALVFSRMVFDFWTRSGRVKKLSI